One bacterium DNA segment encodes these proteins:
- a CDS encoding Dabb family protein has product MTISPVLRRVVLWRWNERATPEHRLRAKEGLAYISYASRVDAVDFGEDLGLSGAANYELALLRDHRDKASWDAYNDDPHHYRVGGFIDTITHDELTARADYLYRGPASVQGRVRHLALYSWREGVDAPSRRDARRALVALRADCDAALALEVADDLGWAKMGRADLVLEVHCADEGGARAFFAHPAYREAAALLDGLTRRERTAVIQHRMQSG; this is encoded by the coding sequence GTGACGATCTCACCCGTGTTGCGGCGCGTCGTCCTGTGGCGGTGGAACGAGCGCGCCACGCCGGAGCACCGGCTGCGGGCGAAGGAGGGGCTCGCCTACATCAGCTACGCGAGCCGCGTCGATGCCGTGGACTTCGGGGAAGACCTCGGTCTGTCCGGGGCCGCGAACTACGAGCTCGCGCTGCTCCGGGATCACCGCGACAAGGCGTCGTGGGACGCGTACAACGACGACCCCCACCACTACCGGGTCGGCGGCTTCATCGACACGATCACGCACGACGAGCTGACAGCCCGGGCCGATTACCTCTACAGGGGGCCGGCGTCGGTCCAGGGCCGGGTGCGCCATCTGGCGCTCTACTCCTGGCGTGAGGGGGTCGACGCACCCAGCAGGCGTGACGCGCGGCGGGCGCTCGTCGCCTTGCGCGCCGACTGCGATGCCGCTCTTGCGCTCGAGGTCGCCGACGACCTGGGCTGGGCGAAAATGGGACGGGCCGACCTCGTGCTCGAGGTGCACTGCGCCGACGAGGGCGGCGCCCGGGCGTTCTTCGCGCATCCGGCATACCGCGAGGCCGCCGCGCTGCTCGACGG